CACGAAGCGGTTCGTTCGATGGAAGCGGGTACGGAGGAAGCGCATTCCGGAATGGCCCTGGCCAGAGAAGCCGGAAATCGATTGACGGAGATTGTGCAAGGGGTTCAACGGGTGGTGGATATGATTCAACATTTTGCTGAATCGACGAAACAACAGTCTTCGGTCTCCGGACAAATCTCTTCGAGTATTCAACAGGTGGCGCAACTCAGTCAGGATAATGAAAGCCACATTCAGGGAGTGGCGACGGCCACCAAGCAGTTTGCGGCATTGGCGGACGACCTTCAAACATCCCTTAGTCGCTTTACGCTAAAAAGGTGAAGACATTTTTTGTTCGATGTGTCTCTCGTGAAAGAAGTGTATGCAGCGTTTAAGGATTGGTCCAAAATTCGTTGTAAATCTGGGTGCGCTAGCCGTCGGATTAATTGTCTGTAGTCTAGGGGTGATTTATCAACTAGAGTTTGGCCGGTTGCAGATGATTTTGGAAGAACAAGGAAAGATTATTCAAGCCCAATTTGAAGTCACGAGAGCCTATATTGCCAAAAATTATGTGGGAAAAATAAAACAATCGTCCATGGGTCCCAACCTGCATGTGTCTCGTGATCATGAGGAAGATTCCGATGCCATCCCTTTTCCCGCCACTGCCATACAGGAAATCGGCCAGAATTTGGGGGTGGGGGGAGTGTATCAGGCACGGCTCGTCAGCGATCAGCCGATGAATCCCGACAATGCACCGAAAGATACCTTTGAACAACAGGCTCTTGAGCGAATAAAGAATGGAGCGAAAATTTTCAGCAAAATTGAGTCGATCAACGGGGTTCCCACCTTTCGACGGGCGAGCGCAGATGTGGCTACCGTCGAAGCTTGTATAGGTTGTCATGGCGGGAAAACATTGGGAGATGTGCTTGGCGTGTTGTCCCTTTCAATTCCGATAACGCAGGCCAAAGAGGCGATGATCAGTTCGGTCCTCCAATCGGGGATGTTGATGATCGGGATCATCATCATTTTTCTGGGTGCGGTGTACTGGCTGGTTTACCGGCTTGTCCTGAAACCTCTTCACACCCTAATGGGCATCTCTCGTGCCATTGCACAGGGCGAAGGTGATCTGACGAAGCGAGTGTCAGTTGGAAAGGGATCTGATGAATTCGTGGAACTCAGTTACGATCTCAATACGTTTATTGAAAAAATGCGGTTGGCGTTGTCATCCGTCAAGCATGTGACAAACCGCCTTGTGGGTTCCACTATGCAGCTTTCCACGACGGCGGATGAAGTGGTTCAGGCTGCTGAAGGGCAAAATTCTCGTGTGATTCAGTCAGTTTCCACCGTGGAAGAAGTGTCAAGAACTGCGGGAGAAGTGGAGCAAAGTTCCACAGAAGCTGCACGCATTGCTCAGGAAACCGCCAAAGCTGCGCGAGGCGGACAGGAAGAGATGAACCAAACCGTGATGGGTATGCAACAGATTTCTCATGCGGTGGTGCAGGCCGCAAATACTATTACTGCACTCGGGCGGTCTTCGGACCAAATTGGAAAAATCGTAAGTGTGATTGAAGATATTGCGGATCAGACCAATTTATTGGCACTCAATGCGGCCATTGAGGCTGCGAGGGCGGGTGAACAGGGGCGAGGGTTCGCTGTGGTTGCCGATGAAGTGCGGAAATTAGCAGAACGGACAACCAAGGCGACTAAAGAAATTGGAGATATGATCCGGCAGATTCAGAAGGATACGCGAAGTGCTGTTTCATCAATGGATCAAGGTACAAGCCAGGTCGGCCTTGGGGTGGCCTTAGCCAATAAAACCGGAGGGGCCTTGGCAAACATTCATTCTATGATCAACGCGACGGTGGAGAAGATTCAACGAATTGCCAATGCTACAAAAGAGCAATCCATGGCAACGCGACAAATTGCCAGCGATTTAGAATTTATGACCCAAACAACCCGTCAGACAACCAGTGGAGTTTTTCAGTCCGCCAAAGCTTGTCATGATTTGCGACTGTTGGCCGGGGATCTTCAGAAGTTGGTCGGATCAATTAAAGTGTAACTCAAGGATCCCCATGCCCGGTGAATGGTCAAAGAGCCCTAATGGGTGGAAGGGGGGTTCTGGTTGATCGAATCGTTGAACCCCGGTGACTGGTCGGTTGAGATCGAAGGAGGTAATTTCTTCTTGTCGACAACCTGTTCGAGCATGTTGACGGAGTCTTTGAGTAAATCCGCCGCGCAGGCCAAGGTGACATGTAATTGTTTCCAGGCCTCATCCCAGCGGCCCTCAAGTTGAAGGTCCTGGAAACGTCGATGTTGGTCTTGCAAAATGGCTTTTTTTGCATCAAGGAGTAACCGATCGGCTTGTGAGCTGGCGAGTCTGTCCATGTAATGAATCCTTTATTTAGAGACATGCTAATGAAGTAATAATGCTGTTCACCCTATCAGAGCCGTTCTTGAAGCCTCAAGGCTTGTACATTAAACGTTGGTGGACAATGCGATGAATTATGTGAGATTGCTGTAGATTCTTACCTGCCTCTAAGGGAATCTAATAACTGTTAATGGAAAACAATGGAAATCATTGACGCTCATGTAGGACATTTCGTGGCGGATGGATGAATATGATCGAACTGTGGGGAATGGCATCGATCAAAAAGGAACTGTCTGTGGGGAGGAAAGTGATGCTGCGGAAAGCGGGGTCAGTCAGGCGGTTGGTTGCGTGGATGGGCCAGGTATTTGAAGGGCTTGGAGAAACCAAAAGCCCTGGCGATGTTGGGTGGCATCGGCTCTCACAGGGTAGGAACGGGGCATGAGAGAGGCTCTTGACGCGTGTGGAGGGACACAAGGCATGCAGAAAACTTTGACGAAGGTATTACCTCATGATGATTTTGAGGAGGACAGTGGAGTGGTTCTCCAAATGGTCAGTTTTCAGTTGGGGGACGAAGTCTTTGCTATTGATATCTTGGTGGTTCAGGAAATTATTCGTCTGCTGGATATTACCCAGGTTCCCAATGCCCCTCATTTTGTGGAAGGGGTAGTCAATCTGCGTGGAAAAGTCATTCCCATTATTAATCTTCGGGTTCGCTTTGGTCTGGCCGGGACTGAACCCACCAAGGATACCCGGATTGTGGTCGTGGAAATCGCGGATATGATTTTAGGATTTATCGTTGATTCTGTTGAAGAAGTCTTACGGCTGTCCGAAGAATGTATTGAACCCCCGCCCCCTACTAGTCGAGGAGGTGCTGAAGAATGTCATAAAGGGGTAGGGCGGGTGAATGGGTGCCTCGTGTTGTTGCTGGACCTTGAACGGTTGTTTAGTCATCGGTCCTTTGCATAAGGAAGAATGGTCCATCATGGATATTTTATCGGTATTGGGTATCCTGCTTTCGCTGGGCGCCATTGTAGGCGGACAACATTTGGAGGGCGGGCATTTAAGCTCCATTCTCCAAGGGACAGCCTTTTTGATTGTGATGGGAGGCACGTTGGGCGCGGTGATGCTGCAATTCCCTCTTCCAATTTTTCTGAAAGCTCTTTCCAGTGCCAGCATGGTGTTTGGAAATGTGAGCGTGGATATGAAGGGCATTATTGCCAAAATTGTGGAGTTATCCAATATCAGCAGAAAACAGGGACTTTTGGCTTTGGAAGGGCAAATTAAAACATTGACGGATCCGTTAATGGCCAAAGGGGTGCAACTGGTGGTCGATGGGACGGAGCCGCACAAAATAAAGGAAATCCTGGAAGTGGAAGTCGAAATTTTTGAAGAAGAATTTGGAACGACGAGCAAGGTCTATGAAGCGTTTGGCGGATATGCGCCGTGTGTGGGGATTATTGGCGCCGTACTTGGTCTGATTCATGTGATGGAAAACTTGGCCGATCCTTCAGCATTGGGTGGCGGGATCGCGGTGGCATTTGTAGCCACGGTCTATGGGGTGGGAGCTGCCAACCTCTTGTTTCTTCCTATGGGTAATAAAATTAAGTTAAAGGCTAAGACTTTGATCATCGCGAAAATAATGGTGATTGAAGGCCTTGTGTCCGTGGCCCAAGGGGAAAATCCACGAATGATTGAGGAGAAGCTGAGTGGATTTCTGTCCTCGGCGGAGAAAAATAAAAAGTAAAACGCTGACGGCCGGACGATCGGGGTGAGGGGCGTGTGAAGAAAAAACACGAGGAACATGAAAACCATGAACGATGGCTGGTTTCGTATGCAGATTTTATTACGTTACTGTTTGCTTTTTTTGTGGTGATGTATTCAGTCTCATCTGTCAATGAAGGGAAGTTCAAGGTCCTCAGCGAATCACTGGTGAGCTCCTTTAACAACAAAAAGACAGTAGGGGAACTTTCAATCGTGAATCTTCCCATAAATAAAAATATCCCCACTCAGGTTAAAGCGAAATCTTCTCCAGCGGAAAATGCCGGGGCCTTCCTAAGCGTGGCCAATGCCATTACTGCCGCGAACATTCCTCAAGGGGTGCAAATCACTACGACGGAACGTGGGTTGAATATTCGGATCAAAGACGATGCGCTATTTCAAAGTGGAAGTGCCAGGCTGAATCCACAAATTATCGAATTTATCGATCTCCTTGCCGGACTCGTCAAAGAGTTGCCCAACCATATTTCCGTTGAAGGGCATACGGACAATCAGCCGATTCGATCGTCTCTCTATCCCTCGAATTGGGATCTTTCTACTGCCAGGGCCAATACCCTGGTCCGCTATTTGATCGACCAGCATCATCTTGCTGATGAACGATTGTCTTCAACCGGCTATGCAGGGACCCGGCCTGTTGAGTTGAATGACACACCACAGGGTCAAGCCTCTAACCGTCGAGTAGAACTCATTGTGCTGAGGGGTACCCATTCCGACACCGAATTTTCACACCCCTACCTTCCCTAGAAAATATTCCACGATTCGACCGCAATTTCAGAACATCAGTTGATCCAATTTCGGCTTTTCGCTAGGCAGGATCTGGCCTATAAGGAAAGTAATGCCGATAGGTGCCGCGTGGTGTCCGGGATTCCAATGCCTGGTAGTTTTAGATTTGAAGAGTTCAATAGGCAACAATTGCCAGTTCGAGCTCACGGGTGCCGGGTTTAAGGACTGAATGCTACCCCTCCGTAGAAAAACTTTCCATTCCGGTCTCTCTTCCGATCAAAATCCGTCTCTGTCTCTTATTGGCACATGCGTTGCAGAATTTCTCAGGTATTCACGTCAAGGAGGAAGCCATGAACCGAGGTATCTATCCGCCCTTAGCCGGGGCGATTACGCTTGAACACCGCATGGAAGTCCTTTCTCATAATATCGGGAATGTGCATACGACGGGATTTAAAAAAGACAAGCCGGTCTTCGCAACCATCCTGGGACAAACCTCAGGGCCTTCCGTGGCCGGAATAGATTTGTTTCCCCTGATGGATGCGCTTCCCCCTGATCGATCGCAAGGCACCTTGTATCAGACCGGGGAACCGTTAGATATAGGGTTGGAAGGCGAGGGGTTTTTGGTCGCCCAAACATCAGATGGATTGCGGTACTACCGTGGTGGAAAATTGTATCGGAATGCAAACGGAAACTTAGTGACCCATACCGGTGATCCACTTATGGGAAAGAAAGGGCCCATTACCCTTCCTCCTGGCGAGGTCGTGATTGGCGCTGATGGATCACTTTCCGTCAATAATCAGGTTGTAGACAGGTTACGGTTGGAGAGGATTGCGGATGGACAAGAAACGGCCAAGGTGGGCAATTTGTTCTGGACCGTTCCAGCTCAGATCGTTCCGGATAAGCAGACAACGGTGCATCAAGGCATGTTGGAACAATCCAATGTCAATCCGTCCCTGGATATGGTTGAGTTGATCAAAGTGACCAGAGAATACGAACAAATGCAAAAAGCGATTAAAGCCATGGATGAACTAGCCGCCCAAGCCATACAGGCAGGCCGGGTTCAAGGGTAATCCGAAACAGGGATGAGAAATGATCCAGGACCCTTTTGCTGTATGAACAGTTTCTCGGGGCCAGCGAACACAGATAAAAAGGGGGAGCAACCACAATGATTCGAGCGATGCATACCGCATCCACAGGCATGTTTGCCCAACAACTGAATATTGACACGATTGCGAATAATCTCGCCAATGTGAATACGACAGGGTTTAAACGAAGTCGCGCAGAATTTGCGGATCTTCTTTATCAAATTTCCCGTTTGCCTGGAGCGAGTGCTTCGAATGTTGGGGTCTTTCCTGTGGGGATGCAGGTCGGATTAGGTGTGAGGCCGGTAACCGTGGCGAAGGAGTATGTCCAAGGAAGTCTCAAGCAAACCACGAATCCGTTGGATTTGGCGATAGAAGGAGTGGGATTTTTTCAAGTCACACGCCCGGATGGGACCACGATGTATACGCGGGCTGGATCCTTTAAGCAAGACAGTACGGGTAATGTGGTTTCAGGTGACGGCGATCAGCTCATTCCGAGCATTACCATTCCGTCCGGAGCACTCCAAGTGGATATTGGGCAGGATGGAACGGTGTCCGCGTTGCTTCCCGGGGTGTCTCAAGCCACTCAGGTTGGGCAAATTCAGTTGGTGCGATTTGATAATCCGTCCGGTTTGATTGCGCAGGGCAATAATTTATTTTCAGAGAGTTCCTCCTCAGGTCCTGCACAGCAGGGGACACCAGGCTTTTCAACCGGATTTGGAAATATACAGCAAGGATTCCTGGAAATATCTAATGTGAATATTGCCGATGAAATGGTCAATATGATCATTGCCCAACGGGCCTATGAACTGAATGCGAAAGCCATTCAGGCATCGGACGATATGATGCAGGTTGTTAACGGACTCAGACGTTAGAGGATAAGATTTTGAAGATCATCATAATATTTTTGGGATTGTTCCTGTGCGGGAATGGATGGGGGACACTTGGAGGAATATCCTGGGCGGAAGTATCAGTTTTATCAACACCTGTTCGTCCGGATAGTCAGTCGTTGGACGGAAAAGATTTTGAACGGGTGATCCTGGCGGAACTGAAGCGCCGGTATGGACGATCGCAGCACCAGGTGTCGTTTCGGGTATTGTTTCCCAAGCAAGGGGTTGAGGTTCCCAAGGGGAAAATCCACCTTGAGATTGGAGATTGGTCAGGGGGAGGGAGAACAGGACGACGTGCCTTTCGAGTTGGCATTTTTGTGAATCAGCAATTTCTCCGAACGGTGAATGTTGTGGGGGAGGTGAAGGCCCAAGTCGAAGTGGCGACACCAATACGCTGGTTGAAACCCAAAGAGGTGGTGACCGGTGAGGATCTGTCTGTGATGTTGGTGGATGCCCCTTCACTGACCCATGATTTTATTCTTGATCTTGACGAAGTGATAGGGAAACAGGTCTTACGTCCATTGCCACCAAGACAACCGATTCGAAAAATCATGTTGGACTATCCGCCGATGATTCATAAAGGCGACCGGGTGATGATTGAAGTCAGGAGTGATGGTTTGCTGGTTCAGACCGTGGGAATAGCCAAAGCGGCTGGTAAAAAAGGAGAAACCATTCCTGTCAAAAATCAGACATCGGGCCGGGAGGTGTTGGGTACCGTGTTGGCATCGGGACTCGTGGAGGTTGGATTTTGAGCAATGATCTGTTGAGGGCGAAGTCTTGGGTATGGGGAGTCCTGCTGCTGGCGGTCCTGTTTGGGGGGGTCGGATGCGCCAAGGAAAAGACGATGAGACAGGTCGAAGCTGAGTCGAATGTTCTGGAAAAGAGTCCGGCATCCTCCATGGGGTCCCTCTGGGACCCGGGGAACGGCCGAGCGTACATGTTTGAAGATAGGCGAGCGGGGCGAATCGGAGACATTGTCGTCGTGCAAATTGTCGAACAACACAAGGGTTCCAAAAAAGCCAACACGAAAGCAGACCGGGATTCCAACCTGTCAGCTGGAGTAAGTGGGGGACTCTTTGGGATTAACACCCTCAGCCAGAAGTTTGCAGAATATTTTAATATTGATGCTGGGACTTCTCATGAATTTGAGGGCGACGGATCGACGAGCCGGGAAGATACCCTGACGGGCACCATTGCCGCCAATGTCATTGAAGTCTTTCCCAACGGTGACCTCCGGATTCGGGGGAAACGGGAGGTCACGGTTAATAGTGAAAAGCAAACCATGACCATTAAGGGCATCGTCCGCCGGATCGATCTGGATACGCAGAACATGGTGTTGTCATCCAAAGTCGCCGATGCAGAAATTTCTTATACCGGATTAGGAGTGGTGGATGATGTTCAGAGGCCGGGATGGGCTACAAGGATTTTTGACTGGTTGACGCCGTTTTAAATTATTTGGGGATGAGTTCATATTTTATTTTGATCTAATGGGAGAATGTGTGATTCGTCCATCATCTTTTAGAAATGGTAGAAAACCTTCAAGGAAATCCGGACGAGCATGGGTTTCGGGATGGGGTGTAGTCTTAGTTTTAATCGGCGGATGCCTCATGGTCAGTGCCAGTGCGGTCATTTTACCGGGAGAAATTCAGGCGGCCCGCATCAAAGATATCGCCTCCATTGAAGGCGTGCGGGAAAACCAGTTAGTCGGGTATGGCTTGATTGTTGGGCTGGACCGGACGGGTGATTCCGTCGTCGGTGGGCAATTTACGGCGCAAGCCATTATTTCCATGTTGAATACCATGGGGCTCAAACTCAATATTGATCCCATTCAATTGTTAACAAAAAATACCGCGTCGGTGATGGTGACCGCCAAATTGCCGCCGTTCGCGAGACCCGGCATGAAATTGGATGTGCAGGTCTCCTCCATGGCCAATGCCAAAAGTTTGCGAGGGGGAACGTTGTTGTTGACCCCGCTGAAAGCAGCCAATCAACAGGTATATGCTGTCGCCCAAGGGCCGCTCTCCACCTCGGGATTTGAAGCTGGTGCTGGAGGGACCACCGTGAAGAAAAATCAACAATCCGGGGGGATTATTCCTGGTGGAGCGATTGTCGAACGAGCGGTGGATGTGGACATGCAAGCGTGGGAGAAATTTTCGTTGACCATGCATCAGGCCGATTTCATCACGGCATTGCGGGTGTCTGAAGCCATTAATGCTCATCTTGGGGATGGTGTGGCCTCGGCTGTCAATTCCGGACAGATTCACGTGGGGATTCCCGAACGGTTCCAGGGCAAGATCGTCCAAATGATTGCTGCGGTTGAAGGGCTGGATGTGAATGTGGACGTCCTGGCCAAGGTTGTGGTGAACGAACGAACGGGAACGATTGTCATGGGGGAACATGTCCGGTTGGCGAGGATGGCCATTTCTCATGGCGATCTCACGATCAAGGTGGGAACGCAGTTTAATGTCTCTCAACCAGAGAATGGCTTTATTGGGCGGGGAGCACAGGGTGCCGGTAGAACGGTCGTGACTCCTGATGTCCAAACCGATGTGCAAGAAGAGGATGGTCGAGTCATTCAAGTAGACAGTTCCGTGACGCTTGGGGATTTGGTAAAGGCGTTGAATTCATTGGGTGTGACTCCTCTCGATTTGGTCGCCGTCCTAACGGCGGCTAAGGCTGCCGGTGCCCTTCAGGCCGACTTGGAGTTGATCTAGACCAGGATCTGAAGAGGACACGGTGAGCATGCCTGTCTGGCGGAAAGGATATGGTTTATGAGTGCTGACATGTTCCCTATGGATATGACGGGTCTCTCACACTCCGTCACCACCGGGAGGATAGATAAGGTGGAAGATTCCGTTCGTCGAGGAGAATTGCGGCGTGCGAGTCAGGAATTCGAATCCTATTTTTTGTCCTATCTGATGAAGGTGATGCGAGAGACGGTCCCCAAGGGCGAGTTCACAGCCAACCCAATGGGGGAAATGTATTATTCATTTTATGACGAAGAAATTGGCAAGCGTGCCGCTCAAGCGGGAGGGATTGGCCTTTCTGCGTATGTGTTAGACACGGTGGCCAGAAATGAAGATCTCACGCGTTCTCCCACCTCTGGTCCCCCTTTTTCGAAATCTTAAGAGGTTCTGTAAAGTTTAACGGCGTTGCTTCCGATACATACAGAGAAGGAGGCAAGAAGCCATGACCATACGGGGCCTTGATCCCAGTGGAGAGCTGGGGAAACTATTTTTTCACGTCCAAGCTAAAAACCTTCAAACGCAGGAATCCAGCCCGCCAAACGCCACCCAGCGTCCTTCGTCCGCTGACCCTGTCGATCTTTCCGTTTTGGCCCAGGAAATACGCGACTATTCCACTCGGGTGGCGCAGGTTCCTGAGCTGAGAGAGGAGAAAATCAGGCGTATTAAGGAGGTATTGGAAGCGGGGGCACAATTGGCGACCTCAAGTCAGGTGGCTGATGCCTTGACCCGAGAGACGATTCTTAACGAGCTGGGCTTGAAATAAACACCTGATGCTCAGAAGAGAAATGGCTGACCGATGATTCATTCCCAATCGGCAACGTGGGAACGATTGCTGGAAATGCTGGCTGAAGCCCAATCGGTGTTTCAGCGGTATGGTGTGTTGCTTTTTCAAGAAGCCCACAGCCTCCGGATTATGGATCGGCCTAAATTGGTCGAGGTCAACGGTCAGAAGGAACAGGCGCTGGAGACGATGTGTCAGTTGGAACAGCAGGTAGAGCGTGAGCTTCACCGGTTGGCCGGGTCCGCCGCGTACGAGTCAATTTGGAGTTGGTTGAAAACCGTTCCGGACCCACGGGCACAATTGGCACAAGGAATGTTGACGGACCTTCTTCGGCTGGCACATTTGATCCAGGAACAAGGGAAAAAGAATGAAGCCCTGATTCGCCCAATCTATCAAAGGGTCCGTGAGGCAGTTCAGGTTATGTATACAGGGTTAGGTACCGGACCGGTGTATCAGGGATCCGGAATATTACAGTTTCCTTCGGTTCCGGGCTCGGTCCATCTCCGGGGATAGGAGTCTTATGGCGGGCATCAGTGACATTTTCAATATCGCGCGTTCCGGAATTCGTGCCAACCAACAAGGGCTCGCCACCACGTCACATAACATCGCCAATATTAATACCAAAGGCTATTCCAGACAGGAAGTCGTTCTTGAGACTGCGCGGCCGGCTGAAGGCACGATTGGGAGCGGAGTCCGGGTTGCCGCTATTCGTCAGTCCGTCGATGATTTCCTGGAAAACCAGTTGACCTCTGTCAATGAGGACCTTGGATCGATAACCGCCAGGAATCATTACTTGGTTCAAGCGGATGGAATTTTTACCGAAACGGATAATTCCGGACTGTCGTTTAGTCTGACAGAGTTTTTTAATGCGGCTCGGGATTTGGCGACGAATCCGGAAAGTACCATACAGCGGACAGTCCTGTTGGCGAAGGGGCAATCCCTCACGGACCAATTTGTGACGGCGGCCCAAGGATTACATCAAATCCGCATGGATGCCGATGGGGAGATTGCCAGGCATGTCGATACTATTAATGGGTTGGCCACAAAGATTGCCTCTCTGAATGATGTCATTTTTAAGACGGAATCCAGTGGACGTGATGCGCTGGATTTAATGGATCAACGAAGGGTCCTCATTAATGATTTGGCTGGTTTGGTCAATATTGAGCAGGTGCCTCTGAACGATGGCATCGGCATTAATGTTGGAGGTCAACTCTTGGTAGCGGGTAATCATGCCAATACGTTGTCGACCGAATCCGACCCGGACAATCCTCCGATGCATGATGTGACATTTGTGCGCAGTGACGGGAGTGAGTTTTCAATCTCTCACAATATTCATGGAGGACAAATCGGCGGATTACTCGCCCAACGTGATGGGGATATCGTGAAATTTCAAGACCAGGTGGATCGATTGGCCGCCGTTTTGGTTAATGAATTTAATCAACAGCATCAGGCCGGGTATGGCCTGGATGGCACCACGAATAATAATTTCTTCTCCGCCTTAAATCCTCAAGCTCCTCTGGCCCATGACCGGAATACGGGAAGTGCTTCCGGCGGTTCGGTCACGATTGCAGATCCTACGCTGGCGACCTTTCAGGAGTATGAGGTGCAGTTTTCCGGAGCCTCTGCCTATTCAGTGGTCAATACGGCGACGGGTGCGACTGTGACGTCTGGTGTGTATACCTCCGGATCGCCCCTGAGTTTTGATGGGTTAGATGTCGTGATCAGCGGCACGCCGGCTGCGGGGGATGTGTTTTATGTCAATGCTCAAAAAGGCGCGGCTCAGCAATTTGGTGTCGCCCTCTCGGATACGGATAAGATCGCGGCTGCTTCTACGGTCGCAGGGATTCCCGGTAATAACACCAATGCATTGAATCTGGTGGCTATTCATACGAATCGGCACGTGGACCTTGGGAATGTGACACTCAATGATTACCACACGATTACGATTGGAGATGTCGGGAGCGCCACCCAGCAATCGACACAGGCGATGCGGAGTAAACAGCTTGAAATTGATCAATTGACGGCCCTACGAGAAAGTGTCTCCGGGGTCTCATTGGATGAGGAATTGACCAATCTCCTTAGTTTCCAGCGCTCATTCGAAGCCTCAGCCCGGATGATAACGGTAGCGGATGAATTGATGCAGACGATGCTGGCGATGGGTCGCTAACTGTCTTGATGAGGCAACCATCTAAGGGTAAGTCATCATTGATGACCGGTCGAAGACGGTCGGATAAGGACGAACAATCGTATGCGTGTGACTGATCGTCAACAGGT
Above is a window of Candidatus Nitrospira neomarina DNA encoding:
- the flgK gene encoding flagellar hook-associated protein FlgK gives rise to the protein MAGISDIFNIARSGIRANQQGLATTSHNIANINTKGYSRQEVVLETARPAEGTIGSGVRVAAIRQSVDDFLENQLTSVNEDLGSITARNHYLVQADGIFTETDNSGLSFSLTEFFNAARDLATNPESTIQRTVLLAKGQSLTDQFVTAAQGLHQIRMDADGEIARHVDTINGLATKIASLNDVIFKTESSGRDALDLMDQRRVLINDLAGLVNIEQVPLNDGIGINVGGQLLVAGNHANTLSTESDPDNPPMHDVTFVRSDGSEFSISHNIHGGQIGGLLAQRDGDIVKFQDQVDRLAAVLVNEFNQQHQAGYGLDGTTNNNFFSALNPQAPLAHDRNTGSASGGSVTIADPTLATFQEYEVQFSGASAYSVVNTATGATVTSGVYTSGSPLSFDGLDVVISGTPAAGDVFYVNAQKGAAQQFGVALSDTDKIAAASTVAGIPGNNTNALNLVAIHTNRHVDLGNVTLNDYHTITIGDVGSATQQSTQAMRSKQLEIDQLTALRESVSGVSLDEELTNLLSFQRSFEASARMITVADELMQTMLAMGR
- the flgN gene encoding flagellar export chaperone FlgN, encoding MIHSQSATWERLLEMLAEAQSVFQRYGVLLFQEAHSLRIMDRPKLVEVNGQKEQALETMCQLEQQVERELHRLAGSAAYESIWSWLKTVPDPRAQLAQGMLTDLLRLAHLIQEQGKKNEALIRPIYQRVREAVQVMYTGLGTGPVYQGSGILQFPSVPGSVHLRG
- a CDS encoding flagellar biosynthesis anti-sigma factor FlgM → MTIRGLDPSGELGKLFFHVQAKNLQTQESSPPNATQRPSSADPVDLSVLAQEIRDYSTRVAQVPELREEKIRRIKEVLEAGAQLATSSQVADALTRETILNELGLK